The Bombus terrestris chromosome 4, iyBomTerr1.2, whole genome shotgun sequence genome has a window encoding:
- the LOC100648392 gene encoding ral GTPase-activating protein subunit beta isoform X1 — translation MNLGVFNRVNLKDTQGGMYSEWASLSVLIQQGSEESQSVLEKFSPGAGKEVALSIVRQLAANLGITQAAEPSPLCTDKEVQWCMEVICFGLSLPLAEHDTVRDCVNVYCEWLSALYSTPKICVPRPIIDDPNFYARKIISHFHNLFVPRKGEVWPFLYQDLGTDTINRQAVLCHRVLRTLQQIARGPATLERETWESLLLFLIGINDALLAPPATREDAGEQLCERVLGVLLEVWLVACERNFPSPPLWRTLRESCLRWRHRLALVEQWNRVCLALTARLLQIMYGPMFPELKISEEDSQLVPPTMSDEAVAQAWYRLLRTIGDPVDLCRPAVISQTQAFLQYAIASPNVIDPCQHPCLQSLPQIFLKAIKGIAGQVDAFLGVSQACCWEECCVSTITCGSASTGSGGVGWDKSSSKDMTQPSPTPPTQRRLAKSFSVTPSAVTKGIPKASLIGLTTSRVSSTPPMLISNSGPSSASSTTSMTSLVQDIRPPLAPGRPKCNSILHLFGEWLFEAAFIGTDGWSQNLPQPSGASKRPSSVLVEGPSSLQETVNDVPPALCIDRYESGRAEALGALCRIFCAKKTGEEILPIYLARFYQAMNHGLKVDESRECGETLASILLNSADLFRLDLNGVQVLVPAVISALETVLPEKDLKLKSNVVSKSDLRRASIHLLISTLALPLHFQNLTIKELPTFLSPMVTDKNHVTFAQLKSRLMNLLINALQVETDSQNTHMLLGALLLSVQDSAAAEEVEQVTQPDALAHDSAVNLLSSVTSDSASQISISSDQRSLGDTSDITTLQEECVAFDSAHALFVRATYLVCHRLISSWKTDLNISLAALEILSGLARTRIRETARKLTDALECKRAVKWLCDYIAYQCWRPPPAHSKDLHSSIVAAFSCLKTWLTAHSQLLQDKDCLTTVLEVVELGVSGTKSVGKPGEPIKMKDEKELKPASMRVRDAADALLTVILEQVGYFPSACGAQSLSSLLDEVSLLRHCNSWTGGRVPRQAAVERFRYFVAENATILALLEEPLGNDQDPQPTVTVLIRGPFGRHAWTMQLRHLPRHRSSIRSVNTNPGRPLPLAEAAPRTDYKPKFFPDNVDRIPHCKVDESIPSLEAVMNDNDVIRNEHQILSQLLERQMNIETKYCDGNDKVSEEKTEECVPPHICHEFQTARLFLSHFGFLNIEPKENNESRNSGLTALDPTIPGFYLDLETLDNISPRTCDTVYIFYVKAGQKTSTEILSNVLHESNVSSNFLEFLNSLGWPVSVSTHAGWTGHISTSWRVTPQLNVPQPAHSDHGGALYNGDTHVLYWADVSSEIAFVVPTQLNNMVNSDSLEETSYGSDISSNQVWFERSISESTSPRNSGTGQNTMQNSRTMSLDLEKQPPSLTGSNSCTSSNVDLVKPRKTAKQVLPVQTDIKIMVVWLESLEDFAQFPISDLLPCTYSGLEQSRVIQVSDVQVIFLQALSSGLMRVRLQGPVSRINLATPLIDGMVVSRRVLGTLVRQTALNMGRRKRLDNDSYHPPHVRRRLKIQEMVQKYKKNLTEPELLTLLFSSTQTYQI, via the exons ATGAATTTAGGCGTGTTTAATAGAGTTAATCTTAAG gatacCCAAGGAGGAATGTATTCCGAATGGGCTTCTCTAAGTGTTCTAATTCAACAAGGCTCAGAAGAAAGTCAAAGTGTCCTAGAAAAGTTTTCTCCTGGAGCAGGAAAAGAAGTTGCTTTATCTATTGTACGTCAATTGGCTGCAAATCTTGGCATTACACAAGCAGCTGAGCCTAGTCCATTATGTACAGATAAGGAAGTACAATGGTGTATGGAAGTAATATGTTTTGGACTATCCTTACCTTTGGCTGAGCATGATACTGTTAGAGATTGTGTTAATGTATATTGTGAGTGGTTGTCTGCACTATATTCTACACCGAAGATATGTGTACCTAGACCAATCATAGATGATCCTAATTTCTATGCCAGAAAAATAATCAgccattttcataatttatttgTTCCACGAAAAGGAGAAG TCTGGCCATTTTTATATCAGGATCTAG gAACAGATACAATTAATAGGCAAGCTGTTTTATGTCATAGAGTACTTAGAACATTGCAACAAATTGCAAGAGGACCTGCCACTTTAGAAAGAGAAACCTGGgagagtttattattatttcttattggtATTAATGATGCACTTTTAGCTCCTCCAGCAACAAGAGAAGATGCTGGAGAGCAGTTATGTGAAAGAGTTCTAGGTGTATTGTTAGAG GTATGGTTAGTAGCATGTGAACGCAATTTTCCATCACCACCATTATGGCGCACATTAAGAGAGTCATGTCTTCGTTGGCGACACAGATTAGCATTGGTAGAACAATGGAATCGTGTTTGCCTTGCTCTTACAGCAAGGCTCTTGCAAATTATGTATGGTCCAATGTTTCCAGAATTAAAAATAA GTGAAGAAGATTCTCAACTTGTGCCACCTACAATGTCAGATGAAGCAGTAGCTCAAGCATGGTATAGATTGTTGCGAACTATAGGTGATCCTGTTGATCTATGCAGACCTGCTGTTATTTCACAGACTCAAGCATTTTTACAGTATGCTATTGCAAGCCCAAATGTAATAGATCCGTGTCAACATCCATGTTTACAAAGCTTGccacaaatatttttaaaagccaTTAAAGGTATAGCTGGACAAGTGGATGCTTTCCTTG GAGTTTCACAGGCATGTTGCTGGGAAGAATGTTGTGTATCTACCATCACATGTGGATCTGCTAGCACTGGAAGTGGAGGTGTAGGATGGGATAAATCAAGTAGTAAGGATATGACACAACCTTCTCCTACACCTCCAACGCAACGCAGACTTGCCAAAAGTTTCAGTGTAACACCTTCTGCAGTGACTAAGG GAATTCCAAAAGCTTCCTTGATTGGTTTAACAACAAGTCGTGTGTCAAGTACACCACCTATGTTGATATCTAATTCAGGACCATCTTCAGCCTCAAGTACAACAT CTATGACTTCATTAGTCCAAGACATTAGACCTCCTTTAGCTCCAGGACGACCAAAATGTAACAGTATATTACATCTTTTTGGTGAATGGTTATTCGAAGCTGCATTTATAGGTACTGATGGATGGTCACAAAATTTACCAC AACCATCAGGTGCATCAAAACGTCCATCTTCTGTACTTGTTGAGGGTCCTAGTTCTTTGCAAGAAACTGTTAACGATGTTCCACCAGCTCTTTGCATAGATCGTTATGAATCCGGAAGAGCAGAAGCTTTGGGAGCACTATGTCGAATATTTTGTGCTAAAAAGACCGGAGAAGAAATTTTACCTATTTATCTAGCTAGATTTTATCAAGCAATGAATCATGGTCTTAAAGTTGATGAg TCCCGAGAATGCGGTGAAACGTTAGCAAGTATTCTTTTGAATTCTGCTGATTTATTTCGTCTAGATCTAAATGGTGTACAAGTGTTAGTGCCTGCAGTAATATCGGCTTTAGAAACCGTACTTCCAGAAAAAGATTTAAAACTTAAATCTAATGTTGTATCAAAATCGGACTTACGAAGAGCCTCAATACATTTGTTAATATCAACGCTGGCGTTACCTCTACACTTTCAA AACCTTACTATCAAAGAACTTCCAACGTTTCTAAGTCCTATGGTTACTGACAAAAATCATGTAACGTTTGCACAGTTAAAATCGAGACTTATGAATTTGCTTATAAATGCACTACAAGTTGAAACTGATTCTCAGAATACTCATATGTTGTTAG GTGCTCTTTTGTTAAGTGTACAAGACTCTGCAGCAGCAGAAGAAGTTGAGCAAGTCACACAACCTGACGCGCTGGCACATGATTCTGCCGTAAATTTATTATCATCAG TCACCAGCGATTCTGCCAGTCAAATAAGTATATCCAGTGACCAACGTTCGCTCGGTGACACATCTGATATTACAACTCTTCAAGAGGAATGTGTTGCATTTG ATTCAGCTCATGCTCTTTTTGTAAGAGCTACATATTTAGTTTGTCACAGATTAATATCATCATGGAAGacagatttaaatatttctctaGCAGCTCTTGAGATATTATCAGGATTAGCTAGAACACGTATTCGTGAAAcag CAAGGAAACTAACAG ATGCTTTAGAATGTAAACGGGCTGTGAAATGGCTCTGCGACTATATTGCATATCAGTGTTGGCGTCCACCACCAGCTCATTCTAAAGATCTTCATTCTTCTATTGTTGCTGCATTTAGTTGTTTAAAAACTTGGCTCACTGCTCATTCACAACTGTTAcaa GATAAGGATTGCTTAACAACAGTTCTGGAAGTAGTCGAACTTGGTGTGTCAGGAACAAAAAGTGTAGGAAAACCTGGTGAACCCATTAAAATgaaagatgagaaagaattAAAACCAGCATCTATGCGTGTTAGAGACGCTGCTGACGCGCTTCTTACCGTCATTTTAGAACAA GTTGGTTATTTCCCTAGTGCATGTGGAGCACAATCATTGTCATCTTTACTAGATGAAGTATCACTTCTCCGACATTGTAATAGTTGGACTGGGGGTCGAGTTCCACGTCAAGCAGCAGTTGAAAGATTTCGATATTTTGTTGCAGAAAATGCTACTATATTAGCATTATTAGAAGAACCACTTGGAAATGATCAAGATCCACAACCTACTGTAACTGTATTAATACGTGGTCCATTTGGAAGACATGCTTGGACGATGCAGCTTCGACATTTACCAAGACATAGATCTAGTATAAGAAGTGTAAATACAAATCCAGGTCGACCACTGCCATTAGCTGAAGCTGCTCCACGAACAGATTACAAACCTAAATTCTTTCCTGATAATGTAGATCGaattccacattgtaaagt GGATGAATCTATTCCAAGTTTAGAAGCAGTTATGAATGATAATGATGTAATCAGAAATGAACATCAAATTTTGTCACAATTGTTAGAGCGTCAAATGAatattgaaacaaaatattGTGATGGAAATGATAAAGTTTCAGAGGAAAAGACAGAAGAATGTGTACCTCCTCACATTTGCCATGAATTTCAAACTGCACGTCTGTTTCTAAGTCATTTTGGTTTTTTAAATATCGAACCTAAAGAAAACAATGAATCTAGAAACAGTGGCCTTACTGCTTTAGATCCAACCATTCCAGGATTTTATTTAGACTTAGAAACTTTAGATAACATTAGTCCAAGAACATGTGATACtgtttacattttttatgtaaaagCTGGTCAAAAAACTTCTACagaaatattatctaacgtg ttacATGAATCGAATGTATCATCGAATTTCTTAGAATTCTTAAATTCTCTTGGCTGGCCAGTTTCTGTATCAACACATGCCGGTTGGACTGGACATATTTCTACTTCATGGAGAGTAACACCACAATTGAATGTACCACAACCAGCTCATAGTGATCATGGTGGAGCCCTTTATAATGGTGATACTCATGTACTTTATTGGGCAGATGTTAGCTCAGAAATTGCCTTTGTTGTACCCACTCAGTTAAACAATATGGTAAATTCGGACTCACTGGAGGAAACAAGTTATGGTAGTGATATCAGTTCTAATCAAG TTTGGTTTGAAAGAAGCATTAGTGAAAGTACTTCACCTCGAAATAGTGGGACAGGACAGAATACAATGCAAAACTCGCGAACAATGTCACTTGATTTAGAAAAACAGCCACCTAGTTTAACAGGATCTAATTCCTGTACCTCTTCTAATGTGGATTTAGTAAAACCAAGAAAAACAGCTAAACAAGTTTTACCTGTACAAACTGACATTAAAATTATGGTTGTTTGGCTAGAGAGTTTAGAGGATTTTGCTCAATTTCCAATTA GTGATCTTCTTCCTTGTACTTATAGCGGTCTTGAACAATCAAGAGTCATTCAAGTATCAGATGTACAAGTAATTTTTCTCCAAGCTCTCAGTAGTGGATTAATGAGAGTCAGATTGCAAGGTCCAGTTTCTAGAATTAATTTGGCCACTCCACTAATTGATGGGATGGTTGTGTCTAGAAGGGTATTGGGAACACTTGTTAGACAAACAGCATTAAATATGGGACGTAGGAAAAGGCTTGACAATGAtag tTACCACCCACCACATGTACGTAGACGTTTGAAGATTCAAGAAATGgtacaaaaatataagaaaaatttaacCGAACCAGAGCTACTAACACTTTTATTTAGTAGTACCCAAACTTAtcaaatttag
- the LOC100648392 gene encoding ral GTPase-activating protein subunit beta isoform X5: MGFSKCSNSTRLRRKSKCPRKVFSWSRKRSCFIYYKEVQWCMEVICFGLSLPLAEHDTVRDCVNVYCEWLSALYSTPKICVPRPIIDDPNFYARKIISHFHNLFVPRKGEVWPFLYQDLGTDTINRQAVLCHRVLRTLQQIARGPATLERETWESLLLFLIGINDALLAPPATREDAGEQLCERVLGVLLEVWLVACERNFPSPPLWRTLRESCLRWRHRLALVEQWNRVCLALTARLLQIMYGPMFPELKISEEDSQLVPPTMSDEAVAQAWYRLLRTIGDPVDLCRPAVISQTQAFLQYAIASPNVIDPCQHPCLQSLPQIFLKAIKGIAGQVDAFLGVSQACCWEECCVSTITCGSASTGSGGVGWDKSSSKDMTQPSPTPPTQRRLAKSFSVTPSAVTKGIPKASLIGLTTSRVSSTPPMLISNSGPSSASSTTSMTSLVQDIRPPLAPGRPKCNSILHLFGEWLFEAAFIGTDGWSQNLPQPSGASKRPSSVLVEGPSSLQETVNDVPPALCIDRYESGRAEALGALCRIFCAKKTGEEILPIYLARFYQAMNHGLKVDESRECGETLASILLNSADLFRLDLNGVQVLVPAVISALETVLPEKDLKLKSNVVSKSDLRRASIHLLISTLALPLHFQNLTIKELPTFLSPMVTDKNHVTFAQLKSRLMNLLINALQVETDSQNTHMLLGALLLSVQDSAAAEEVEQVTQPDALAHDSAVNLLSSVTSDSASQISISSDQRSLGDTSDITTLQEECVAFDSAHALFVRATYLVCHRLISSWKTDLNISLAALEILSGLARTRIRETARKLTDALECKRAVKWLCDYIAYQCWRPPPAHSKDLHSSIVAAFSCLKTWLTAHSQLLQDKDCLTTVLEVVELGVSGTKSVGKPGEPIKMKDEKELKPASMRVRDAADALLTVILEQVGYFPSACGAQSLSSLLDEVSLLRHCNSWTGGRVPRQAAVERFRYFVAENATILALLEEPLGNDQDPQPTVTVLIRGPFGRHAWTMQLRHLPRHRSSIRSVNTNPGRPLPLAEAAPRTDYKPKFFPDNVDRIPHCKVDESIPSLEAVMNDNDVIRNEHQILSQLLERQMNIETKYCDGNDKVSEEKTEECVPPHICHEFQTARLFLSHFGFLNIEPKENNESRNSGLTALDPTIPGFYLDLETLDNISPRTCDTVYIFYVKAGQKTSTEILSNVLHESNVSSNFLEFLNSLGWPVSVSTHAGWTGHISTSWRVTPQLNVPQPAHSDHGGALYNGDTHVLYWADVSSEIAFVVPTQLNNMVNSDSLEETSYGSDISSNQVWFERSISESTSPRNSGTGQNTMQNSRTMSLDLEKQPPSLTGSNSCTSSNVDLVKPRKTAKQVLPVQTDIKIMVVWLESLEDFAQFPISDLLPCTYSGLEQSRVIQVSDVQVIFLQALSSGLMRVRLQGPVSRINLATPLIDGMVVSRRVLGTLVRQTALNMGRRKRLDNDSYHPPHVRRRLKIQEMVQKYKKNLTEPELLTLLFSSTQTYQI, from the exons ATGGGCTTCTCTAAGTGTTCTAATTCAACAAGGCTCAGAAGAAAGTCAAAGTGTCCTAGAAAAGTTTTCTCCTGGAGCAGGAAAAGAAGTTGCTTTATCTATT ATAAGGAAGTACAATGGTGTATGGAAGTAATATGTTTTGGACTATCCTTACCTTTGGCTGAGCATGATACTGTTAGAGATTGTGTTAATGTATATTGTGAGTGGTTGTCTGCACTATATTCTACACCGAAGATATGTGTACCTAGACCAATCATAGATGATCCTAATTTCTATGCCAGAAAAATAATCAgccattttcataatttatttgTTCCACGAAAAGGAGAAG TCTGGCCATTTTTATATCAGGATCTAG gAACAGATACAATTAATAGGCAAGCTGTTTTATGTCATAGAGTACTTAGAACATTGCAACAAATTGCAAGAGGACCTGCCACTTTAGAAAGAGAAACCTGGgagagtttattattatttcttattggtATTAATGATGCACTTTTAGCTCCTCCAGCAACAAGAGAAGATGCTGGAGAGCAGTTATGTGAAAGAGTTCTAGGTGTATTGTTAGAG GTATGGTTAGTAGCATGTGAACGCAATTTTCCATCACCACCATTATGGCGCACATTAAGAGAGTCATGTCTTCGTTGGCGACACAGATTAGCATTGGTAGAACAATGGAATCGTGTTTGCCTTGCTCTTACAGCAAGGCTCTTGCAAATTATGTATGGTCCAATGTTTCCAGAATTAAAAATAA GTGAAGAAGATTCTCAACTTGTGCCACCTACAATGTCAGATGAAGCAGTAGCTCAAGCATGGTATAGATTGTTGCGAACTATAGGTGATCCTGTTGATCTATGCAGACCTGCTGTTATTTCACAGACTCAAGCATTTTTACAGTATGCTATTGCAAGCCCAAATGTAATAGATCCGTGTCAACATCCATGTTTACAAAGCTTGccacaaatatttttaaaagccaTTAAAGGTATAGCTGGACAAGTGGATGCTTTCCTTG GAGTTTCACAGGCATGTTGCTGGGAAGAATGTTGTGTATCTACCATCACATGTGGATCTGCTAGCACTGGAAGTGGAGGTGTAGGATGGGATAAATCAAGTAGTAAGGATATGACACAACCTTCTCCTACACCTCCAACGCAACGCAGACTTGCCAAAAGTTTCAGTGTAACACCTTCTGCAGTGACTAAGG GAATTCCAAAAGCTTCCTTGATTGGTTTAACAACAAGTCGTGTGTCAAGTACACCACCTATGTTGATATCTAATTCAGGACCATCTTCAGCCTCAAGTACAACAT CTATGACTTCATTAGTCCAAGACATTAGACCTCCTTTAGCTCCAGGACGACCAAAATGTAACAGTATATTACATCTTTTTGGTGAATGGTTATTCGAAGCTGCATTTATAGGTACTGATGGATGGTCACAAAATTTACCAC AACCATCAGGTGCATCAAAACGTCCATCTTCTGTACTTGTTGAGGGTCCTAGTTCTTTGCAAGAAACTGTTAACGATGTTCCACCAGCTCTTTGCATAGATCGTTATGAATCCGGAAGAGCAGAAGCTTTGGGAGCACTATGTCGAATATTTTGTGCTAAAAAGACCGGAGAAGAAATTTTACCTATTTATCTAGCTAGATTTTATCAAGCAATGAATCATGGTCTTAAAGTTGATGAg TCCCGAGAATGCGGTGAAACGTTAGCAAGTATTCTTTTGAATTCTGCTGATTTATTTCGTCTAGATCTAAATGGTGTACAAGTGTTAGTGCCTGCAGTAATATCGGCTTTAGAAACCGTACTTCCAGAAAAAGATTTAAAACTTAAATCTAATGTTGTATCAAAATCGGACTTACGAAGAGCCTCAATACATTTGTTAATATCAACGCTGGCGTTACCTCTACACTTTCAA AACCTTACTATCAAAGAACTTCCAACGTTTCTAAGTCCTATGGTTACTGACAAAAATCATGTAACGTTTGCACAGTTAAAATCGAGACTTATGAATTTGCTTATAAATGCACTACAAGTTGAAACTGATTCTCAGAATACTCATATGTTGTTAG GTGCTCTTTTGTTAAGTGTACAAGACTCTGCAGCAGCAGAAGAAGTTGAGCAAGTCACACAACCTGACGCGCTGGCACATGATTCTGCCGTAAATTTATTATCATCAG TCACCAGCGATTCTGCCAGTCAAATAAGTATATCCAGTGACCAACGTTCGCTCGGTGACACATCTGATATTACAACTCTTCAAGAGGAATGTGTTGCATTTG ATTCAGCTCATGCTCTTTTTGTAAGAGCTACATATTTAGTTTGTCACAGATTAATATCATCATGGAAGacagatttaaatatttctctaGCAGCTCTTGAGATATTATCAGGATTAGCTAGAACACGTATTCGTGAAAcag CAAGGAAACTAACAG ATGCTTTAGAATGTAAACGGGCTGTGAAATGGCTCTGCGACTATATTGCATATCAGTGTTGGCGTCCACCACCAGCTCATTCTAAAGATCTTCATTCTTCTATTGTTGCTGCATTTAGTTGTTTAAAAACTTGGCTCACTGCTCATTCACAACTGTTAcaa GATAAGGATTGCTTAACAACAGTTCTGGAAGTAGTCGAACTTGGTGTGTCAGGAACAAAAAGTGTAGGAAAACCTGGTGAACCCATTAAAATgaaagatgagaaagaattAAAACCAGCATCTATGCGTGTTAGAGACGCTGCTGACGCGCTTCTTACCGTCATTTTAGAACAA GTTGGTTATTTCCCTAGTGCATGTGGAGCACAATCATTGTCATCTTTACTAGATGAAGTATCACTTCTCCGACATTGTAATAGTTGGACTGGGGGTCGAGTTCCACGTCAAGCAGCAGTTGAAAGATTTCGATATTTTGTTGCAGAAAATGCTACTATATTAGCATTATTAGAAGAACCACTTGGAAATGATCAAGATCCACAACCTACTGTAACTGTATTAATACGTGGTCCATTTGGAAGACATGCTTGGACGATGCAGCTTCGACATTTACCAAGACATAGATCTAGTATAAGAAGTGTAAATACAAATCCAGGTCGACCACTGCCATTAGCTGAAGCTGCTCCACGAACAGATTACAAACCTAAATTCTTTCCTGATAATGTAGATCGaattccacattgtaaagt GGATGAATCTATTCCAAGTTTAGAAGCAGTTATGAATGATAATGATGTAATCAGAAATGAACATCAAATTTTGTCACAATTGTTAGAGCGTCAAATGAatattgaaacaaaatattGTGATGGAAATGATAAAGTTTCAGAGGAAAAGACAGAAGAATGTGTACCTCCTCACATTTGCCATGAATTTCAAACTGCACGTCTGTTTCTAAGTCATTTTGGTTTTTTAAATATCGAACCTAAAGAAAACAATGAATCTAGAAACAGTGGCCTTACTGCTTTAGATCCAACCATTCCAGGATTTTATTTAGACTTAGAAACTTTAGATAACATTAGTCCAAGAACATGTGATACtgtttacattttttatgtaaaagCTGGTCAAAAAACTTCTACagaaatattatctaacgtg ttacATGAATCGAATGTATCATCGAATTTCTTAGAATTCTTAAATTCTCTTGGCTGGCCAGTTTCTGTATCAACACATGCCGGTTGGACTGGACATATTTCTACTTCATGGAGAGTAACACCACAATTGAATGTACCACAACCAGCTCATAGTGATCATGGTGGAGCCCTTTATAATGGTGATACTCATGTACTTTATTGGGCAGATGTTAGCTCAGAAATTGCCTTTGTTGTACCCACTCAGTTAAACAATATGGTAAATTCGGACTCACTGGAGGAAACAAGTTATGGTAGTGATATCAGTTCTAATCAAG TTTGGTTTGAAAGAAGCATTAGTGAAAGTACTTCACCTCGAAATAGTGGGACAGGACAGAATACAATGCAAAACTCGCGAACAATGTCACTTGATTTAGAAAAACAGCCACCTAGTTTAACAGGATCTAATTCCTGTACCTCTTCTAATGTGGATTTAGTAAAACCAAGAAAAACAGCTAAACAAGTTTTACCTGTACAAACTGACATTAAAATTATGGTTGTTTGGCTAGAGAGTTTAGAGGATTTTGCTCAATTTCCAATTA GTGATCTTCTTCCTTGTACTTATAGCGGTCTTGAACAATCAAGAGTCATTCAAGTATCAGATGTACAAGTAATTTTTCTCCAAGCTCTCAGTAGTGGATTAATGAGAGTCAGATTGCAAGGTCCAGTTTCTAGAATTAATTTGGCCACTCCACTAATTGATGGGATGGTTGTGTCTAGAAGGGTATTGGGAACACTTGTTAGACAAACAGCATTAAATATGGGACGTAGGAAAAGGCTTGACAATGAtag tTACCACCCACCACATGTACGTAGACGTTTGAAGATTCAAGAAATGgtacaaaaatataagaaaaatttaacCGAACCAGAGCTACTAACACTTTTATTTAGTAGTACCCAAACTTAtcaaatttag